A portion of the Bacillus thuringiensis genome contains these proteins:
- a CDS encoding YqzK family protein: MRRALKLTFDGIKVFLLFTSCTILFYFAILWINEEYESYHRYEKPKEETVEKVSGNEEPAKDAFVNRMMFFYENGE; the protein is encoded by the coding sequence ATGCGCCGAGCTTTAAAATTAACTTTTGATGGAATAAAAGTATTTTTATTATTTACAAGTTGTACGATTTTGTTTTATTTCGCTATACTATGGATAAATGAAGAATATGAAAGCTATCATCGTTATGAAAAACCTAAAGAAGAGACTGTAGAAAAAGTATCAGGGAATGAAGAACCGGCAAAGGATGCTTTCGTAAATAGAATGATGTTTTTCTATGAAAATGGGGAGTAG
- a CDS encoding Fur family transcriptional regulator, whose protein sequence is MEERIERIKKQLHAASYKLTPQREATVRVLLENEEDHLSAEDVYLLVKEKSPEIGLATVYRTLELLSELKVVDKINFGDGVSRYDLRQEGAQRFHHHLICTQCGAVQEIQEDLLGEVERKVERDWSFKVKDHRLTFHGICKNCQENETDEK, encoded by the coding sequence ATGGAAGAAAGAATTGAACGAATTAAGAAGCAATTACATGCAGCGAGCTACAAATTAACACCGCAACGTGAAGCAACAGTTCGTGTGCTGCTAGAAAATGAAGAAGATCATTTAAGCGCAGAAGATGTTTACCTCCTTGTAAAAGAAAAGTCGCCAGAGATCGGATTAGCAACCGTCTACCGAACTTTAGAACTATTATCTGAGTTAAAAGTTGTCGATAAGATTAACTTTGGAGACGGTGTTTCACGCTATGACTTACGCCAAGAAGGTGCGCAGCGTTTCCACCATCATTTGATTTGTACACAATGTGGTGCTGTACAAGAAATACAAGAAGATTTACTTGGTGAAGTGGAAAGGAAAGTAGAGCGAGACTGGAGCTTTAAGGTGAAAGATCATCGTTTAACATTCCATGGGATTTGTAAAAACTGTCAAGAAAATGAAACGGATGAAAAATAA
- the spoIIM gene encoding stage II sporulation protein M — protein sequence MSHIQENSSLYIFNAVLLLMGVIFGAILVNSLQINQKQDLSFYLQRFFGQVSKGEFAIAGEMFRESYFSQLKYIGFIWILGISIVGLPLIFILLFVKGVVVGFTVGFLVSQHGWNGLLLAFVSVLPQNLIIIPVFLVMTTIAASFSLRMIRHQFIRKITEPLLPLLIRYTCFFLVIGVVLALASSVEAYASPVLMKEVVEAINKK from the coding sequence ATGTCTCACATACAGGAAAACTCTTCATTATATATATTTAATGCTGTTTTATTATTGATGGGAGTAATATTCGGAGCCATTCTTGTGAATAGTTTACAAATCAATCAAAAACAAGATTTATCATTTTATTTACAACGTTTTTTTGGACAAGTCTCTAAAGGAGAATTTGCCATTGCGGGCGAAATGTTTCGAGAAAGTTACTTTTCGCAATTAAAATACATCGGATTTATTTGGATTTTAGGGATTTCAATTGTTGGATTACCACTTATTTTTATTTTATTATTTGTAAAAGGAGTTGTTGTTGGATTTACAGTTGGTTTTTTAGTAAGTCAGCATGGATGGAATGGACTATTATTAGCATTTGTATCTGTTTTGCCACAAAATTTAATTATCATTCCAGTCTTTCTCGTTATGACAACCATTGCTGCAAGTTTTTCTTTACGGATGATTAGGCATCAATTTATTAGAAAAATAACCGAGCCACTGTTACCATTATTAATCCGGTATACATGCTTCTTTCTTGTAATTGGAGTGGTGTTAGCACTTGCTTCTAGTGTGGAGGCTTACGCATCACCAGTTTTAATGAAAGAAGTTGTTGAGGCTATTAATAAAAAATAA
- a CDS encoding GNAT family N-acetyltransferase: protein MKPLLLDFPTLFQTERLQVRKPFPGDGAEVYEAIQASLEDLVPWIPINAETEESAEEIVREAHGQFLLRETLDFHLYDKVSGTFIGAITLKPENWDIPKFSLHFWLHSAYTKQGYMTEAVKGAIQFAFDKLGARRIEIRTDATNINACSLAERLEFILEGTMENDFLAPDGSLRDARVYAKIN from the coding sequence TTGAAACCATTATTATTAGATTTTCCAACATTATTTCAAACTGAACGCTTGCAAGTTCGTAAACCATTTCCAGGTGATGGTGCAGAAGTATATGAAGCAATCCAAGCTTCTCTAGAAGACTTAGTACCGTGGATACCAATTAACGCTGAAACAGAAGAGAGTGCTGAAGAAATTGTTCGCGAAGCTCACGGACAGTTTTTACTTCGTGAAACACTTGATTTTCACTTATACGATAAAGTATCTGGTACATTCATCGGAGCAATTACACTAAAGCCTGAAAACTGGGATATTCCAAAGTTTTCACTTCACTTCTGGCTACATAGTGCCTATACAAAACAAGGCTATATGACCGAAGCTGTTAAAGGTGCGATTCAGTTCGCCTTTGATAAACTAGGTGCTAGAAGAATTGAAATCCGTACTGATGCAACAAATATAAATGCATGTAGCTTAGCAGAACGTTTAGAATTCATTCTAGAAGGTACAATGGAAAATGATTTCCTAGCACCAGATGGTAGCTTACGTGATGCACGTGTATATGCAAAAATCAATTAA
- a CDS encoding NUDIX domain-containing protein — protein MSNLTERTVKTEPIFDGRVIKVRVDDVVLPNGEMSKREIVNHPGAVAIIAITDEGKIVLVEQYRKALEKAIIEIPAGKLEPGEKPEVTAVRELEEETGYVCENMELITSFYTSPGFADEILYVYKATGLTKKENKAELDEDEFVELMEVSLEEAITLMKDLRIHDAKTMFAVQYLQLQK, from the coding sequence ATGAGTAATCTTACAGAGAGAACAGTAAAAACTGAGCCGATTTTTGATGGTAGAGTTATAAAAGTTCGTGTTGATGATGTAGTATTACCAAATGGAGAAATGAGTAAACGTGAAATTGTAAATCACCCTGGTGCAGTTGCGATTATTGCTATTACGGATGAGGGGAAAATTGTGCTTGTTGAGCAGTATCGTAAAGCGCTTGAAAAGGCGATTATAGAAATTCCAGCCGGCAAGTTAGAACCTGGTGAAAAACCAGAGGTAACAGCAGTTCGTGAATTAGAAGAGGAAACAGGATATGTATGTGAAAATATGGAGCTCATTACTTCTTTCTATACATCTCCAGGATTCGCAGATGAAATTTTATATGTATATAAAGCGACAGGTTTGACAAAAAAAGAAAATAAAGCTGAGTTAGATGAAGATGAGTTTGTGGAATTAATGGAAGTATCATTAGAAGAAGCGATTACTCTTATGAAAGATCTTCGTATTCATGATGCGAAGACGATGTTTGCAGTACAATATTTACAACTACAAAAATAA